The Bacillus sp. BGMRC 2118 genome window below encodes:
- the rpsK gene encoding 30S ribosomal protein S11 yields the protein MARKTNTRKRRVKKNVETGIAHIRSTFNNTIVTITDSHGNALSWSSAGALGFKGSRKSTPFASQMAAETAAKTAMEHGLKTLEVTVKGPGAGREAAIRALQAAGLEVTAIKDVTPVPHNGCRPPKRRRV from the coding sequence ATGGCTCGTAAAACTAATACACGTAAGCGTCGTGTTAAAAAGAATGTCGAGACAGGTATTGCACATATCCGTTCTACATTCAATAACACAATCGTAACTATTACTGACTCACATGGTAATGCTTTATCATGGTCAAGCGCTGGTGCACTAGGCTTTAAAGGTTCTCGTAAATCTACTCCATTCGCATCTCAAATGGCTGCTGAAACAGCTGCTAAGACTGCAATGGAACATGGTTTAAAGACTCTTGAAGTTACAGTTAAAGGCCCTGGAGCTGGACGTGAAGCTGCGATTCGTGCTCTTCAAGCTGCAGGTCTTGAAGTAACTGCAATCAAAGACGTTACTCCAGTACCTCACAATGGTTGCCGTCCACCAAAACGTCGTCGCGTATAA
- the map gene encoding type I methionyl aminopeptidase, whose amino-acid sequence MIICKTPREIEIMREAGRIVAITHQELRQHILPGITTKELDAIAEGIIRKHGATPSFKGYNGFRGSICASVNEELVHGIPGDRMLKDGDIISVDIGAKYNGYHGDSAWTYGVGTISDDDRRLLEVTEESLYQGLKEAKAGVRLTNISHAIQVYVESNNFSVVREYVGHGIGQELHEDPQIPHYGPPNKGPRLKPGMVLAIEPMVNAGSRYVRTLEDDWTVVTVDGQRCAHFEHTIAVTEEGFEILTKA is encoded by the coding sequence ATGATCATTTGTAAGACCCCAAGAGAAATCGAGATCATGCGTGAAGCTGGAAGAATAGTGGCTATAACTCATCAGGAGTTACGCCAGCATATACTACCAGGTATTACGACTAAAGAACTGGATGCAATTGCTGAAGGGATTATTCGTAAACATGGTGCGACTCCTTCCTTTAAAGGGTATAATGGATTTCGCGGAAGTATTTGTGCGTCTGTAAATGAAGAACTTGTTCATGGAATTCCAGGAGATCGTATGTTGAAAGATGGAGATATCATTAGTGTTGATATCGGCGCAAAATATAATGGCTATCATGGTGACTCAGCTTGGACATACGGTGTAGGAACTATATCAGATGATGACAGGCGTTTACTAGAGGTTACTGAAGAATCACTTTATCAAGGTTTAAAAGAAGCAAAAGCTGGTGTTCGTCTAACGAATATCTCTCATGCAATTCAGGTCTATGTAGAATCTAATAACTTCTCAGTTGTTCGTGAATATGTAGGTCATGGAATTGGTCAGGAACTGCATGAAGATCCTCAAATACCTCATTATGGACCTCCTAACAAAGGACCGAGGTTGAAGCCAGGTATGGTTCTTGCAATTGAACCAATGGTGAATGCAGGTAGCCGCTATGTTAGAACGTTAGAAGATGACTGGACTGTTGTAACCGTTGATGGACAAAGATGTGCTCACTTCGAGCATACGATTGCAGTTACAGAAGAAGGTTTTGAAATTCTAACAAAAGCCTAG
- the rpmJ gene encoding 50S ribosomal protein L36 yields the protein MKVRPSVKPICEKCKVIRRRGKVMVICENPKHKQKQG from the coding sequence ATGAAAGTAAGACCATCCGTAAAGCCGATCTGCGAAAAATGTAAAGTTATTCGCCGTAGAGGCAAAGTAATGGTTATTTGTGAAAATCCAAAACATAAGCAAAAACAAGGTTAA
- the infA gene encoding translation initiation factor IF-1: MAKEDVIEVEGTIIDTLPNAMFKVELENGHVVLAHVSGKIRMHFIRILPGDKVTVELSPYDLTRGRITYRFK, encoded by the coding sequence ATGGCAAAAGAAGATGTAATTGAAGTAGAAGGTACTATAATCGATACATTACCGAATGCAATGTTTAAAGTTGAGCTAGAAAATGGTCACGTTGTGCTAGCTCACGTATCAGGTAAAATTCGTATGCACTTCATTCGTATCTTACCTGGTGATAAAGTAACTGTTGAATTGTCGCCATATGATTTAACCCGTGGTCGTATAACGTACCGCTTTAAATAA
- a CDS encoding adenylate kinase produces MNLILMGLPGAGKGTQAEQIVENYNIPHISTGDMFRAAMNEGTELGLKAKSFMDQGQLVPDEVTIGIVRERLGKDDCKKGFLLDGFPRTVAQAEALEVMLSDLERTIDYVLHIHVDQSLLLDRLTGRRICRNCGATYHLIFNPPANEGVCDKCGGELYQRADDNAETVGNRLEVNTKQMKPLLDFYQEKGYLRTIDGEQEIDQVFVNINDLLKGLNK; encoded by the coding sequence ATGAATTTAATATTAATGGGTTTGCCTGGTGCTGGTAAAGGTACTCAAGCAGAACAAATTGTAGAAAACTATAACATTCCACATATTTCAACTGGTGATATGTTTAGAGCTGCAATGAATGAAGGTACTGAACTTGGCTTAAAGGCAAAATCGTTTATGGATCAGGGACAATTAGTACCAGATGAAGTAACAATAGGTATTGTTCGTGAACGCTTAGGCAAAGATGATTGTAAAAAGGGTTTCCTTTTAGACGGTTTTCCGCGCACAGTTGCTCAAGCCGAAGCACTTGAAGTCATGCTTTCTGACTTAGAACGTACGATAGATTATGTACTTCACATCCATGTGGATCAAAGTCTACTATTGGATCGTCTTACAGGACGTAGAATCTGTAGGAACTGTGGAGCCACATATCATTTAATCTTTAACCCACCAGCAAACGAAGGAGTTTGTGATAAGTGTGGAGGAGAATTGTATCAACGTGCAGATGACAATGCTGAAACAGTTGGCAATCGTCTGGAAGTCAATACAAAACAAATGAAACCTTTACTTGATTTCTATCAAGAAAAAGGATATCTTCGTACAATCGATGGTGAGCAAGAGATAGACCAGGTATTTGTGAACATCAACGATTTATTAAAGGGACTTAACAAATGA
- the rpsM gene encoding 30S ribosomal protein S13: MARIAGVDIPRDKRVVISLTYIFGIGKSTAQRVLAEAGVSEETRVRDLTEDELGKIREAVDSLKVEGDLRREVSLNIKRLIEIGAFRGLRHRRSLPVRGQNTKNNARTRKGPRRTVANKKK, from the coding sequence ATGGCACGTATTGCAGGTGTTGATATACCACGTGATAAGCGTGTTGTAATTTCCTTAACTTATATTTTCGGTATCGGAAAATCAACAGCACAAAGAGTTCTTGCTGAGGCAGGCGTTTCAGAAGAAACTCGTGTTCGTGATCTAACAGAAGATGAACTTGGTAAAATCCGTGAAGCAGTTGATAGCTTAAAAGTAGAAGGGGATCTTCGTCGTGAAGTTTCTCTAAACATTAAGCGTCTAATTGAAATCGGTGCATTCCGCGGTCTTCGTCACCGTCGTAGCTTACCAGTTCGTGGTCAAAATACTAAGAACAACGCGCGTACTCGTAAGGGTCCACGTCGTACAGTAGCTAACAAGAAGAAATAG